CTTTGCTTCCATCAGTGTGGGGGTTGGTTCTGATTCTTTAACAAGAGCACGGACAACGCTCAATTATAGTCTAGATCAAAATAGCGCGGTGCGACTTGCAGCTGGCCACAATCACTATGAGTACACGACTTATAACCTCCAGCCAGACGCGCCTGAAGCATATATGGAACAAAATGATGTTCGATTAAGTTATTTTGGCGAGTTTGATAACTTCAGTGTTTTTGTGAAATTAGACTATGGTCATTGGAATGGACAGGTTCAGCCGGTAGGGAATATTGGATTATTCTCTAACCCTTTGGATGGTTCATTGTGTTCTCCAGCGCAAGCGGGTACAAGCAACTGCGTTGATGCACTTGGTTTTAATATTGGCAGTGACGATTTTTGGGCGGTGCGGGTCAATAATTATCAAAAACATCATAGCATAGGCAAAGGCGTTACCACAGAAATTACCTATGCGTTGGATGAACAGTCTCAACTTATTTATCTTTCGGCTTTCAATCGCTTAGATAGGTCACATGGATTTAATTGTGACGGAAGTCCATTTTCATTATGTGAAGGTGAGCTAGGGCTTAAAAATGAAAAGCTAGTGAATGAGCTTAGGTTTGAACAAAGTCTAGAGGCTGGCTTTCTAACGATAGGCTTATTTCAGCTAGAAGAGCGTATTTATCAAGATAATTTCAATGATTTACTACGCGATTTTAGGGGAACTCCTAATGGTGCCAGTGCGGCGACCTTTTTCTACGACAATGATATCAAAGTAAAGTCGCAAGCCTTTTTTGGTCAATATGAATATGAAGTTAGCGAGCATACAGATGTACTTGTGGGAGTAAGATACAGCGATGAAGAGGTGAATTATGACTCTTTCTCCTATCTAAATGTGCCGTTTGGCGATAATCTCGCTGGCATTTTAGTTCCTGCCTACGACATTGAGGGAAAAGAGTCCGATAGTAATTTGTCTGGAAAATTATCGGTTATCCATAAAATTGAACCGGATAAAAGTGTTTATTATAGCTTATCTAATGGTGTAAAAAGCGGCGGCTATAATGGTGGGTTCCTTATTTCAAAGGATGCGGCGATACAGGCGAGTTATGGCCCCGAAGAACTAATCGCTCATGAAGTAGGAGGCAAACTGTTATTTAATGATCTTAAACTTCGTACAAATTTTGCAGCTTTTTACTATGATTATAAAGATCAACAGGTATTTATGAATCAGGCCTCTGAGGTACCTGGCGCACCACCTTTTCAATTACTTGAGAACGTAGGTAAGTCAAAAATCTATGGCGCTGAGATAGAAAACACTTGGTATCTATCGGAACAAACTCAGATAGGGTTGGACATAGGTTATATACCAGAAGCTAATTTTGAGGAGTTTATCGATCCAGTTGGCGTTGTATTGACCGACAACCGCTTACCATTTACATCTGAATGGAATATATCTGGGCATATAAATTATGCATTTAATTGGGATGAAGTTAGTATAAAAAGTAAAATAGCATTTGATTATCAAAGCGAATATTACTTTGACCAAAACGAATCGCCCTATGCGAAGCAACCCAGTTATATGCTTTGGAGTGCCAATCTACAGGTGGAGTATAGAGATTGGAAGCTAGGAATTTGGGGTAAAAACCTTTTAGACAAAGAGTATAGCCATCTTAAATTTGACCTAAGTAGCTTTTTGGGAATGTTGGAAGACTTTAAAGGTGAGGGAAGAAGGATAGGCATGGATGTAACATATCGTTTTTGATTTTGTTTAGGCACAATACAGAGATAAGTCACCTGATTTGGGAGTAGAAAACTTGCAGATAAAATACCGAACCACAGGTAACTTTGCTAAGGTAACTGGCTAGAATGCGTTTACTACTGATCATTTTCAGCATCATTCTGTTTTCTAGTTCTGCCTATTCAGATCCAACTGTGTTGAAATTGACGCAGCCTTGGCAATATCAAAATTTACACCATGTCGGAAAGGCGTATAAAGCAAGTTCCAGCACAAGGTTTCCTCAAAGCTGGGATGAGTTGAGTACGTGGGAATCTATTCATGAACCACTAAAGAAGAGAGCGCTGTTTTCTGGTCGTTATTTCTTGGTGACGAAAGTCAGAAATGAAACGCCATTGAATGAATTTGTGCTTTATCCATACAATACGGTATTAAGCAAAATTGAGTCGAGGATATATACACCGGAAGCGGTTCATCGAGTCTTTTCTGGAGGTAAGGTAGAAAATGAATTTGCATTTCACTATGGTAATCAAGTCACGTTAGAACCTAACCAAGACTATTATATCGTTACGCTTTTCGAGAGTGATTTCTTTTACACTCCAGTAAAATTGACTATCGAGCCTCTGAGAGATTTTCGGCAGAAAGTGGTTTATGAAAACCTTATCATGACGCTGTGTTTTGGTGTTGGCGTTGTTTTAGGGCTATACAATTTATTAATCTACATCGGCTCTAAAGATGTCACTCACTTTTATTACGCATTATTCACTTGCGTGTGGGTATTTGCATGGAGCCATTTCTTTCATATTCCTGACGAGCTATTCGGATTTTACTCTGCAAACTTACATTGGTTAGGTTTTGCTCTTGCACCATTAACTAACGCGTTATTTTATATCCATCTTTTAAAACTCAAGGATGTTCACCCTAGCTATGTGTCGATTTCAATCTGGCTCGGAGTGATTGCTGCGCTTGGGCTACCGTTTTGTATTCTCTTCCCTGGTTTTGGCTTCATTTG
The sequence above is a segment of the Pseudoalteromonas piscicida genome. Coding sequences within it:
- a CDS encoding TonB-dependent receptor, giving the protein MPHPNVLLNTITLTLLSVVSTETSAQVEEEIEVIEVYAQKRKQSINDVAIAVKPISGQVITDAALKDTTELGSLVANVKISQNAAEGTPPAVSIRGVGLVDYNTANTSPVGVYLDGISVGSANNQIINLFDIEQVEVLKGPQGTLFGRNTTGGAILVRTARPTDGDFASISVGVGSDSLTRARTTLNYSLDQNSAVRLAAGHNHYEYTTYNLQPDAPEAYMEQNDVRLSYFGEFDNFSVFVKLDYGHWNGQVQPVGNIGLFSNPLDGSLCSPAQAGTSNCVDALGFNIGSDDFWAVRVNNYQKHHSIGKGVTTEITYALDEQSQLIYLSAFNRLDRSHGFNCDGSPFSLCEGELGLKNEKLVNELRFEQSLEAGFLTIGLFQLEERIYQDNFNDLLRDFRGTPNGASAATFFYDNDIKVKSQAFFGQYEYEVSEHTDVLVGVRYSDEEVNYDSFSYLNVPFGDNLAGILVPAYDIEGKESDSNLSGKLSVIHKIEPDKSVYYSLSNGVKSGGYNGGFLISKDAAIQASYGPEELIAHEVGGKLLFNDLKLRTNFAAFYYDYKDQQVFMNQASEVPGAPPFQLLENVGKSKIYGAEIENTWYLSEQTQIGLDIGYIPEANFEEFIDPVGVVLTDNRLPFTSEWNISGHINYAFNWDEVSIKSKIAFDYQSEYYFDQNESPYAKQPSYMLWSANLQVEYRDWKLGIWGKNLLDKEYSHLKFDLSSFLGMLEDFKGEGRRIGMDVTYRF